The following proteins are co-located in the Salinirubrum litoreum genome:
- a CDS encoding SLC13 family permease produces MSLDVIVVLAIIAVVFVLFVTQPVPIDATAVGLVVTLVLLGEWTGVSPAQGVSGFSNPATLTVLAMFVLSEGVRRTGVIQILTRKLIAFAGDNEFRQLLATVTLSGPPGGVVSNVSVVAVLIPAIMNLARQTKTSPSKLLIPLSFASMLGGMLTVVGTITNLLASEVWVQVGGPDAEPFALLEFTQLGAIVLLVGIVYLLTVGRYLTPARIEPADSPTDAFGMNDYLTDVVVMEDSSLVGSRVRELSEEDLDLDVFQIVRGTRTLARGLASERIEAGDVLSVRADQETLQEILEQEDLQLLPEVIEAAADDDAALPPGFSPARHGAGAVAAAETGDDGALTDGETASETTEETPDEGEEEAPDETTEETTEETPDEEIELTEVVLLPGAWSTRRSALTDFENDYDVTVLAIRRGDEVIRQRLREVRLQAGDVILVQAPDQVLDRIARDVNVAIAGEDRWEDFDRSKIPVALGILAGALGLAALDVLTLMVSALTGVAAMFFTGILTPEDAYEAIDWEVIFMVAGVIPLGIAVEASGTADLIADLVVSVSVLFPVIAVLGLFYLGTAIITEMISNSASVVLLLPIGVEVAGQLGANPFAFALAVTFAASTPLLTPVGYQTNLMVYGPGGYKFTDFARVGAPLQLILTLVTTAGIAFFWGL; encoded by the coding sequence GTGTCACTCGACGTGATCGTCGTGTTGGCGATCATCGCGGTCGTCTTCGTCCTCTTCGTCACCCAGCCGGTTCCGATCGACGCCACTGCGGTCGGTCTCGTGGTCACGCTCGTCCTCCTCGGCGAGTGGACCGGCGTGTCACCGGCACAGGGGGTCTCTGGTTTCTCTAACCCCGCCACGCTCACCGTCCTAGCGATGTTCGTCCTGAGCGAAGGTGTCCGACGAACCGGCGTCATTCAGATTCTCACGCGGAAACTGATCGCGTTCGCCGGCGACAACGAGTTCCGACAGTTGCTGGCCACGGTCACGCTCTCCGGGCCGCCGGGTGGGGTCGTCAGCAACGTCTCGGTCGTCGCCGTGTTGATCCCGGCGATCATGAACCTCGCCCGCCAGACGAAGACGTCGCCCTCGAAGCTGCTGATCCCGCTCTCGTTCGCCTCGATGCTCGGCGGGATGCTCACCGTCGTCGGGACGATCACGAACCTCCTGGCGAGCGAGGTGTGGGTCCAGGTCGGCGGGCCCGACGCGGAGCCGTTCGCCCTGCTCGAGTTCACACAACTGGGTGCGATCGTCCTGCTCGTGGGGATCGTGTACCTGCTCACCGTCGGCCGGTACCTCACGCCCGCACGGATCGAACCCGCAGACTCGCCCACCGACGCGTTCGGGATGAACGACTATCTCACTGACGTCGTCGTCATGGAAGACTCCTCGCTCGTCGGGTCGCGGGTCAGGGAACTGAGCGAGGAGGACCTCGACTTGGACGTGTTTCAGATCGTCCGTGGCACGCGGACGCTCGCCCGCGGACTCGCATCGGAACGGATCGAGGCCGGCGACGTCCTCTCTGTCAGGGCCGACCAGGAGACCCTCCAGGAGATTCTCGAACAGGAGGACCTCCAGTTGTTACCGGAGGTCATCGAGGCGGCCGCAGACGACGACGCGGCCCTCCCGCCGGGGTTCTCGCCAGCGCGTCACGGCGCGGGGGCGGTCGCTGCCGCGGAGACCGGGGACGACGGTGCGCTCACAGACGGCGAGACGGCCAGTGAAACGACAGAGGAGACCCCCGACGAAGGCGAGGAGGAAGCTCCAGACGAGACGACAGAAGAGACGACCGAGGAGACCCCAGACGAGGAGATCGAACTGACCGAGGTCGTCCTGCTGCCCGGTGCCTGGTCGACCCGGCGCAGCGCCCTCACAGACTTCGAGAACGACTACGACGTCACGGTGCTGGCGATCCGGCGTGGCGACGAGGTGATCCGGCAGCGTCTCCGGGAGGTCCGCCTGCAGGCCGGCGACGTCATCCTCGTCCAGGCCCCCGATCAGGTACTCGATCGCATCGCGAGAGACGTGAACGTCGCCATCGCCGGCGAGGACCGGTGGGAGGACTTCGACCGATCGAAGATCCCCGTCGCGCTGGGCATCCTCGCCGGTGCGCTCGGACTCGCCGCACTGGACGTCCTCACGCTCATGGTGAGTGCGCTGACCGGCGTCGCGGCGATGTTCTTCACGGGCATCCTCACGCCCGAAGACGCCTACGAGGCTATCGACTGGGAAGTGATCTTCATGGTCGCAGGCGTCATCCCGCTCGGCATCGCGGTCGAGGCCTCCGGGACAGCGGACCTCATCGCCGACCTCGTCGTGTCCGTCAGCGTTCTCTTCCCCGTGATCGCGGTCCTGGGGCTGTTCTACTTGGGGACCGCGATCATCACGGAGATGATCAGTAACTCGGCCAGCGTCGTCTTGCTGCTCCCGATCGGGGTCGAGGTCGCCGGCCAACTCGGGGCCAATCCCTTCGCGTTCGCGCTGGCCGTGACCTTCGCTGCCAGTACCCCGCTACTGACGCCCGTCGGCTACCAGACGAACCTCATGGTTTACGGGCCGGGCGGATACAAGTTCACCGACTTCGCCCGTGTCGGCGCCCCCTTACAGCTGATTCTGACGCTCGTGACGACTGCCGGGATCGCGTTCTTCTGGGGACTGTGA
- a CDS encoding glycosyltransferase, with translation MSSRVESWPEHSFFPERLYTAAWALSLVVTLVGTVGVGLGPETRPTGYALLATGGGALALFSLSAEIRRTVGREASSGLRLAIVGVGGLAFVSGVAFAAGVLPGTAAAPLTVRLLILATAFQALLVSVDIRPARPTLRARVAVLLMSHGAIFAGSVLTFPGGPTVPRAGLLLYAGGFGVLLLNAFWARTLSSGTVPPEPETDRRRWEGVLLGAIVVGVLGATAMVLTTQTGTLGLRTPLTQLFATVTGAAAAVALATLGVPQSAPLALGWLDSPAVTVSQHVSTLFVVVNGFVLGIFVAAPGLLGPVFRVFLAALLVGVVLNYAMLLYARRRDPDADPTDPTTALADAGVTVVVTGANEVDALSASLRENVAALDPLPFLLVPAARSSDGTQEVMQAVREDHPDRIRVVEGTGGSKAGDLNQVWEHVETPYVLLLDADETVGASFVTRALRVLSARPDVGIVQGRKYATYPDASRLSRFVSAERQHSTWLDHPFDADVLAAAHFAGSAAVLQREVLPDVDGFASDLLTEDIDLTIRLYLQTDWDVVYVPEMGARELLPGSWTSLLRQRERWARGWAQVAGRHLGDVVRSWRALGLRRTAGLSWLLLLAVSAPLYVIFPALVVPTVALDASLQLSLPVAAAFAVFLLPERAISFAYAVFRDPDIPASTSLRRIVETVAAAYLWIAFGWLVQLHSLYLQFAGAPQTWTVTRKSRPPVASPPDDD, from the coding sequence ATGAGTAGCCGGGTCGAGTCCTGGCCGGAACACAGCTTCTTCCCGGAGCGTCTCTACACGGCCGCCTGGGCACTCTCGCTGGTCGTCACGCTCGTCGGGACCGTCGGCGTCGGCCTCGGTCCGGAGACCCGACCGACCGGGTACGCACTCCTCGCGACGGGTGGCGGTGCCCTCGCGCTCTTCTCGCTGTCGGCGGAGATCCGCCGGACGGTCGGCCGAGAGGCGAGCAGCGGACTTCGCCTCGCTATCGTCGGCGTCGGTGGGCTCGCGTTCGTCAGTGGCGTCGCGTTCGCCGCGGGCGTGTTACCCGGGACCGCCGCCGCGCCGCTCACGGTCCGGTTGCTGATACTCGCGACCGCGTTCCAGGCGCTCCTCGTCAGCGTCGACATCCGCCCGGCCAGGCCCACGCTCCGTGCCCGCGTGGCGGTGTTGCTCATGAGCCACGGGGCGATCTTCGCCGGCTCGGTGCTCACGTTCCCGGGCGGGCCGACCGTCCCGCGAGCGGGACTGCTGCTGTACGCCGGTGGGTTCGGCGTCCTCCTGCTCAACGCGTTCTGGGCACGGACGCTCTCCTCGGGGACGGTCCCGCCCGAACCCGAGACGGATCGCCGCCGCTGGGAGGGGGTGCTCCTCGGTGCGATCGTCGTCGGGGTCCTCGGCGCGACCGCGATGGTCCTCACCACACAGACCGGGACGCTGGGGCTCCGCACGCCTCTCACCCAGTTGTTCGCGACGGTGACCGGTGCGGCGGCGGCCGTCGCACTCGCGACGCTCGGCGTGCCACAGTCCGCCCCGCTCGCACTCGGGTGGCTCGACAGCCCCGCCGTGACCGTGAGCCAGCACGTCTCGACGCTGTTCGTCGTCGTAAACGGCTTCGTACTCGGCATCTTCGTCGCGGCTCCGGGACTCCTCGGGCCGGTGTTCCGCGTCTTCCTCGCCGCCCTCCTCGTCGGCGTGGTGTTGAACTACGCGATGCTCCTGTACGCACGGCGTCGTGATCCGGATGCCGACCCCACAGACCCCACGACCGCACTCGCAGACGCAGGGGTCACGGTGGTCGTCACGGGCGCGAACGAGGTCGACGCCCTCTCCGCGTCGCTCCGCGAGAACGTGGCCGCACTCGATCCGTTGCCGTTCCTCCTCGTTCCGGCGGCCAGATCGTCGGACGGCACACAGGAGGTCATGCAGGCAGTCCGTGAGGACCACCCCGACCGGATCAGGGTCGTGGAGGGCACCGGCGGGTCGAAGGCCGGCGACCTGAACCAGGTGTGGGAGCACGTCGAGACACCGTACGTCCTGCTGCTCGACGCCGACGAGACGGTCGGCGCGTCGTTCGTCACCCGCGCCCTCCGCGTGCTGTCGGCCCGCCCGGACGTCGGCATCGTCCAGGGCCGGAAGTACGCCACCTACCCGGACGCCTCGCGACTGTCCCGATTCGTCAGCGCGGAGCGCCAGCACAGTACGTGGCTCGACCACCCCTTCGACGCCGACGTTCTCGCGGCGGCCCACTTCGCCGGGTCGGCCGCGGTCCTCCAGCGCGAGGTGCTTCCGGACGTGGACGGCTTCGCGTCCGACCTCCTCACCGAAGACATCGACCTGACGATCCGGCTGTACCTCCAGACCGACTGGGACGTGGTGTACGTCCCCGAGATGGGTGCCCGCGAACTGCTCCCGGGGTCGTGGACGTCGCTACTGCGACAGCGGGAACGCTGGGCCCGTGGCTGGGCACAGGTCGCCGGTCGCCACCTCGGCGACGTCGTCCGATCGTGGCGGGCACTCGGGCTCCGCCGCACCGCCGGACTGTCGTGGCTCCTGCTCCTCGCGGTGAGCGCACCGCTGTACGTCATCTTTCCCGCGCTCGTGGTCCCGACCGTCGCACTCGACGCCTCGCTCCAACTCTCCCTGCCGGTGGCTGCGGCGTTCGCCGTCTTCCTCCTCCCCGAGCGTGCCATCTCCTTCGCGTACGCGGTCTTCCGCGACCCGGACATCCCGGCGTCGACGTCGCTCCGGCGCATCGTCGAGACGGTCGCGGCGGCCTACCTGTGGATCGCGTTCGGGTGGCTAGTCCAACTGCACTCGCTGTACCTCCAGTTCGCCGGTGCCCCGCAGACGTGGACGGTGACCCGGAAGTCGCGGCCGCCGGTAGCGTCGCCGCCAGATGACGACTGA